From a region of the Sminthopsis crassicaudata isolate SCR6 chromosome 6, ASM4859323v1, whole genome shotgun sequence genome:
- the LOC141547590 gene encoding vomeronasal type-2 receptor 26-like, whose amino-acid sequence MAKNPCHIERSFNPTYRKEGDLIIAGFFSLFVKFKTQVDKFFFKIYHSRTPAVPNSMFKQYHHFLAFQYAVEEINKNPYLLPNITLGYQLLNNFHLEKLAVESSLIWLSGRGPIIPNYSCDKQSNSVAVIGGMSTTLSVAMATILKLYKVPQLHHFLKSINSVNIVSNESREDGAQPAAEIYDILNYKSFPGHIETLVKVGEVYPLAQRFTIKEEDIDWPEDFHQTPTSRCNLKCGPGFKKTALESQPKCCYACTPCPEGTISNQTDAEECLQCPEDQYPNKKRDRCLPRTVTFLAYEEPLGMTLACAAICFSLLTVLVLGVFLNHRDTPIVKANNRSLSYTLLVSLNLCFLCSLLFIGHPTTATCLLRQTTFAVVFTVAISSILAKTITVVLAFRATQPGSRLRSWLGSTASYSLIFTCTLIQLCLCGIWLGTYPPFLEMDFHSEPGSIIIQCNEGSIFTFYCVLGYMALLALASFTVAFLARNLPDTFNEAKFLTFSMLVFFSIWISFLPSYQSSKGKAIVALEVFAILTSSAGILTCIFAPKCFVILLKSEQKSFQKSIESIHKNIKH is encoded by the exons ATGGCCAAGAATCCTTGTCACATAGAAAGAAGCTTCAATCCCACGTATAGAAAGGAAGGAGACCTAATCATTGCTGGATTCTTCTCCCTTTTTGTGAAGTTTAAGACTCAAGTGGacaaatttttcttcaaaatatatcaCTCCCGAACTCCAGCAGTACCAAa CTCAATGTTCAAACAATACCACCATTTCCTTGCTTTTCAATATGCTGTTGAAGAGATCAACAAGAACCCCTATTTGCTGCCCAACATAACCTTGGGATACCAGTTACTCAATAACTTCCATCTGGAGAAACTAGCTGTGGAGAGCTCCTTAATATGGCTGTCAGGGAGAGGTCCCATTATCCCCAACTATAGCTGTGATAAACAGTCCAATTCTGTGGCTGTCATTGGAGGGATGTCAACTACACTTTCTGTGGCCATGGCCACCATTCTCAAACTGTATAAAGTTCCACAG CTCCACCACTTTCTGAAATCCATCAATTCTGTCAATATTGTCAGTAACGAGTCACGTGAGGATGGAGCCCAGCCAGCTGCTGAGATATATGACATACTGAATTATAAATCCTTCCCTGGGCACATAGAGACTCTGGTCAAAGTAGGTGAAGTGTATCCTCTCGCTCAGAGATTCACCATTAAGGAAGAAGACATAGATTGGCCAGAAGATTTCCATCAG ACTCCAACATCTAGGTGCAATCTGAAGTGTGGCCCTGGGTTCAAAAAGACTGCTCTTGAAAGCCAGCCCAAGTGTTGCTATGCTTGCACCCCATGTCCTGAAGGGACAATTTCCAACCAGACAG ATGCAGAGGAGTGCCTGCAGTGCCCTGAAGATCAATATCCCAATAAGAAGAGAGATCGCTGCCTTCCTAGGACTGTGACCTTCCTGGCCTATGAGGAACCTCTGGGAATGACTCTGGCCTGTGCAGCCATCTGCTTCTCCCTGCTCACTGTGCTGGTCCTGGGGGTCTTTCTGAATCACAGAGACACCCCCATTGTCAAAGCCAATAACCGCAGTCTCAGCTACACTCTGCTGGTCTCCCTCAACCTCTGCTTCCTCTGCTCCCTACTTTTCATTGGCCATCCCACCACAGCCACCTGCCTCCTGCGCCAAACCACATTTGCAGTTGTCTTCACAGTGGCCATTTCCTCCATTTTGGCTAAAACCATCACTGTGGTTCTGGCCTTCAGGGCCACCCAACCAGGGAGCAGGCTCCGGAGCTGGCTGGGATCCACAGCATCTTACTCTCTCATTTTCACCTGCACCCTCATCCAACTGTGTCTCTGTGGCATCTGGCTTGGGACATACCCCCCCTTCCTGGAGATGGACTTCCACTCTGAGCCTGGTTCCATTATCATCCAGTGCAATGAGGGCTCCATCTTCACCTTCTACTGTGTCCTGGGTTACATGGCCTTGTTGGCCTTGGCCAGCTTCACTGTGGCTTTCCTGGCCAGGAACCTGCCGGACACTTTCAATGAAGCCAAGTTCCTGACCTTCAGCATGCTTGTGTTCTTCAGCATCTGGATCTCCTTCCTGCCCTCGTACCAGAGTTCCAAGGGCAAGGCCATTGTGGCCTTGGAAGTCTTTGCCATCTTGACCTCTAGTGCTGGGATTCTCACTTGCATCTTTGCTCCCAAGTGCTTTGTGATCCTtctaaaatcagaacaaa AATCGTTCCAGAAATCAATTGAGAGTATTCACAAGAATATCAAACATTGA